From Acidimicrobiales bacterium, one genomic window encodes:
- a CDS encoding homoserine dehydrogenase, with protein MDIKTVKLGLLGCGTVGSALARLLDRQRETIVARTGVELEITRIAVRDLDRNRDVAVPDDVFTTDTMGVVEDPDVDIVVELIGGVERAHELVARALSLGKPVVTGNKALLAAHGAELYAAADAAGVDLLFEAAVAGGIPLMRPLRESLVAEPVTRVMGIINGTTNYILTRMTEAGASYEEALAEAQALGYAEEDPTADVEGYDAGAKAAIIATIVYGAIVPHDQVHHEGISAITSDDIAVAGRLGYAIKAIAIVEKCPVEEGVPSIAVRVHPALVPLAHPLASVRDSFNAVFIEGESVGELMLYGRGAGGDPTASAVLGDLIDAAANLTRGTSARIGALTAASVRPVSESTSAYYLRVAVMDRPGVLAQVADVFGRHQVSISSMEQHGMGDEAVLMFITHVSREADVRATLEELRGLDIVTDITSVIRVVGEI; from the coding sequence GTGGACATCAAAACCGTGAAGCTCGGGCTCCTTGGTTGCGGCACGGTGGGCAGTGCGCTGGCACGTCTGCTCGACCGGCAGCGCGAAACGATCGTCGCCCGTACCGGCGTCGAGCTCGAGATCACGCGGATCGCCGTCCGCGACCTCGACAGAAATCGCGATGTCGCCGTTCCCGACGACGTCTTCACGACCGACACCATGGGTGTCGTCGAGGATCCCGACGTCGACATCGTCGTCGAGCTCATCGGTGGGGTCGAACGTGCACACGAACTGGTCGCCCGTGCCCTCTCGCTGGGCAAGCCGGTGGTGACCGGCAACAAGGCCCTCCTCGCCGCGCACGGCGCCGAGCTCTACGCCGCGGCCGACGCAGCCGGCGTCGATCTCCTGTTCGAAGCCGCCGTGGCGGGTGGCATCCCGCTCATGCGGCCGTTGCGTGAATCGTTGGTCGCCGAACCCGTCACGCGGGTGATGGGCATCATCAACGGCACGACCAACTACATCCTCACGAGGATGACCGAAGCCGGCGCGTCCTACGAGGAGGCCCTGGCCGAGGCCCAGGCCCTCGGCTACGCAGAGGAAGACCCCACGGCCGATGTCGAGGGCTACGACGCCGGCGCGAAGGCGGCCATCATCGCCACCATCGTCTACGGCGCCATCGTCCCCCACGACCAGGTGCACCACGAGGGGATCTCGGCGATCACCTCCGACGACATCGCCGTCGCCGGGCGCCTGGGCTACGCGATCAAGGCGATCGCGATCGTCGAGAAGTGTCCGGTCGAGGAGGGCGTACCGAGCATCGCCGTGCGGGTCCACCCCGCACTGGTCCCGCTCGCTCATCCGCTCGCGTCCGTGCGCGACAGCTTCAACGCCGTCTTCATCGAGGGCGAGTCGGTCGGTGAGCTGATGCTCTACGGACGGGGAGCCGGCGGCGACCCGACCGCGAGCGCAGTGCTCGGCGACCTGATCGACGCGGCCGCGAATCTCACCCGTGGTACCAGTGCCCGCATCGGCGCCCTGACCGCCGCCTCCGTCCGGCCGGTCAGCGAGTCGACGTCGGCCTACTACCTGCGGGTGGCGGTGATGGACCGGCCCGGCGTCCTCGCGCAGGTCGCCGATGTGTTCGGCCGCCACCAAGTCTCGATCTCGTCGATGGAACAACACGGCATGGGTGACGAAGCGGTCCTGATGTTCATCACCCACGTGTCGCGCGAGGCCGACGTGCGGGCGACGCTCGAGGAGCTGCGCGGGCTCGACATCGTCACCGACATCACCTCGGTGATCCGCGTGGTCGGCGAGATCTGA
- a CDS encoding lipopolysaccharide kinase InaA family protein: MTEPHRKSHPSLRAARLERAMLRLVRGDGIVPLHDPGPDQPGRGVVTVGGRSSLADLLTEVGALPEAAARGTGTRIARTLARLHDDGIVHGDIKPANVVFAPDGDLWLIDFDAAGLPGSTRRRGTPARLPHPPGRALHPRDDVLGLAIMVVECATGVVLDPSTRWSDHDLARIGCSTDLAADVGAVLRDPSSAARLAEILARHDDRLPPPPRSRTGTDPTPTVDIPSVALGGLDALGGATTDEPASVRSGWRRSAPSAHG; the protein is encoded by the coding sequence GTGACAGAACCACACCGGAAGTCGCATCCATCGCTGCGTGCGGCGCGGCTCGAACGGGCGATGCTGCGTCTCGTCCGCGGCGACGGGATCGTTCCCCTTCACGACCCGGGGCCAGACCAACCCGGTCGCGGCGTCGTCACGGTCGGCGGCCGGAGTTCACTCGCCGACCTCCTCACGGAGGTGGGCGCGCTCCCCGAGGCCGCCGCTCGCGGCACGGGCACCCGCATCGCCCGCACACTGGCCCGCCTGCACGACGACGGCATCGTCCACGGCGACATCAAGCCCGCCAACGTGGTCTTCGCCCCCGACGGCGACCTCTGGCTGATCGACTTCGACGCGGCCGGCTTGCCCGGCAGCACGCGCCGTCGGGGGACACCCGCCCGCCTCCCCCACCCTCCCGGCCGGGCGCTGCACCCCCGCGACGACGTGCTCGGGCTCGCGATCATGGTCGTCGAATGCGCGACCGGAGTGGTGCTCGACCCCAGCACGAGGTGGAGCGATCACGACCTCGCGCGCATCGGTTGCTCGACGGATCTCGCGGCCGACGTCGGGGCCGTTCTGCGGGACCCGTCGAGCGCAGCGCGGCTCGCCGAGATCCTGGCCCGCCACGACGACCGACTGCCCCCACCGCCGCGATCTCGAACCGGAACCGATCCGACGCCGACCGTCGACATCCCCTCGGTCGCGCTTGGCGGCCTCGACGCCCTCGGTGGCGCTACGACGGACGAGCCCGCTTCCGTGCGCTCCGGTTGGCGGCGCTCGGCACCATCAGCGCACGGCTGA
- a CDS encoding nucleotidyltransferase family protein — MADAPSAVDTWLRALAGLGLAGSPPPGPPPPIGELLAGAARHKLVGVLAAAVSAGVVDPDPVDLALIADAHEGAMREVLLLEEELLRAIDVLDAAGVDSRVVKGAALAHMIHPDPSERCFGDNDVLVASADIDASVAALIDAGATRPIPALSPSFDRRFAKSVTLRWSGATELDLHRTLAAGPYGKLIELDDLMRDPVEILLAGRAVRTLPADLHLLHGAIHVALGDVDPRLGNVRDLALLAAWPSIDVDAVVDAATRWGCAAPVACGLQTTVALGHRRSAIEQWADAFVVNETDRRRLAVYRHREGRYRRQARATWAVLGWGDRFAFSRALMVPSAANRSARKRARPS, encoded by the coding sequence ATGGCTGACGCACCGTCCGCCGTCGACACCTGGCTGCGCGCCCTGGCGGGTCTCGGCCTGGCGGGATCGCCGCCGCCGGGCCCGCCACCGCCCATCGGGGAGCTGCTGGCGGGAGCCGCGCGGCACAAGCTCGTGGGGGTGCTCGCCGCGGCCGTGAGTGCGGGGGTGGTCGACCCCGACCCGGTCGACCTGGCACTCATCGCCGATGCCCACGAAGGGGCCATGCGCGAGGTCCTCCTCCTGGAGGAGGAGCTGCTCCGGGCGATCGACGTGCTCGACGCCGCCGGCGTCGACAGCCGGGTGGTGAAGGGTGCCGCCCTCGCGCACATGATCCACCCCGACCCGTCGGAGCGGTGCTTCGGCGACAACGACGTCCTGGTCGCGAGCGCCGACATCGATGCCTCGGTCGCCGCGCTGATCGACGCAGGAGCGACACGGCCGATCCCCGCGCTGTCGCCGTCGTTCGATCGTCGCTTCGCGAAGTCGGTCACACTTCGGTGGTCGGGCGCGACCGAACTCGACCTCCATCGCACGCTCGCCGCAGGCCCCTACGGCAAGCTGATCGAGCTCGACGACCTCATGCGCGACCCTGTCGAGATCCTCCTCGCCGGGCGTGCGGTGCGGACCCTTCCCGCCGATCTCCATCTTCTCCACGGCGCGATCCACGTCGCCCTCGGTGATGTCGATCCCCGCCTCGGCAACGTGCGCGACCTCGCCCTGCTCGCGGCGTGGCCCTCCATCGACGTCGACGCGGTCGTCGACGCCGCCACCCGGTGGGGATGCGCCGCGCCGGTGGCATGCGGGCTGCAGACGACGGTCGCGCTCGGACACCGGCGATCGGCGATCGAGCAGTGGGCCGACGCCTTCGTCGTGAACGAGACCGATCGTCGTCGACTCGCCGTCTATCGCCATCGCGAGGGCCGGTACCGCCGGCAGGCCCGGGCGACATGGGCCGTGCTCGGCTGGGGCGATCGGTTCGCGTTCAGCCGTGCGCTGATGGTGCCGAGCGCCGCCAACCGGAGCGCACGGAAGCGGGCTCGTCCGTCGTAG
- a CDS encoding PqqD family protein, with translation MGSLRRADVLWRATIDGVLVRPLGATTLTKLAGTGGALWALLDEPSSFDDLCARLATAHDVDVAVVTTDLVPVVEDLIAKGVLERIDG, from the coding sequence ATGGGCAGCCTCCGCCGGGCCGACGTCTTGTGGCGGGCGACCATCGACGGCGTGCTCGTCCGTCCGCTCGGTGCGACCACCCTGACAAAGCTGGCGGGCACCGGTGGCGCGCTCTGGGCGCTGCTCGACGAGCCGTCGTCGTTCGACGACCTCTGTGCCCGTCTGGCCACCGCCCACGACGTCGACGTCGCCGTCGTGACGACCGACCTCGTGCCGGTCGTCGAGGATCTCATCGCCAAGGGCGTGCTCGAGCGGATCGATGGCTGA
- the lysA gene encoding diaminopimelate decarboxylase: MRPFPFRLLPDSAEVVDGRLEIGGCDLIDLAAEFGTPVFVYDEQHLRDRCREAVAVFGDGVAYATKAFLCGAMARLAHEEGMCLDVATGGELHVALHAGVPADRLVLHGNNKSMAELRMAVEAGVGRIVVDSFDELDRLDALSAETGMAPKVLLRLTPGVKAETHDYIATGHDDSKFGFTVSTGAAAAAIQRARASDAVELMGVHAHIGSQVFVVSSFAKAAAVIAEAAAPYDLAEMSVGGGLGVPYVADERAPTITEWGTAVLDACAAAGVTAKVSAEPGRSIAAAAAVTLYEVGTIKRLPDIRTYVSIDGGMSDNPRPVLYGSGYEAFLPRAVDADRDETVTIVGKHCESGDVLVRDAALPADLAVGDILGTAVTGAYGHSMGSNYNKVTRPPVVFVSDGDARLVVRRETYDDLTRLDV; the protein is encoded by the coding sequence ATGCGTCCCTTTCCGTTTCGTCTGTTGCCCGACTCGGCCGAGGTCGTCGACGGGCGGCTGGAGATCGGTGGATGCGACCTGATCGACTTGGCCGCGGAGTTCGGCACGCCAGTGTTCGTCTACGACGAACAGCACCTCCGCGATCGGTGTCGCGAAGCCGTTGCGGTGTTCGGCGATGGTGTGGCCTACGCCACGAAGGCGTTCCTCTGCGGGGCGATGGCCCGGCTGGCCCACGAAGAGGGCATGTGCCTCGACGTCGCGACCGGCGGCGAGCTCCATGTCGCGCTGCATGCCGGGGTCCCCGCCGATCGGCTGGTGCTCCACGGCAACAACAAGTCGATGGCCGAGCTCCGCATGGCGGTCGAGGCCGGCGTCGGGCGCATCGTCGTCGACTCGTTCGACGAGCTCGACCGACTCGATGCGCTGTCGGCGGAGACCGGCATGGCGCCGAAGGTGCTGTTGCGACTCACCCCCGGCGTCAAGGCCGAGACCCACGACTACATCGCCACCGGCCACGACGATTCGAAGTTCGGGTTCACGGTGTCGACCGGGGCCGCTGCCGCTGCGATCCAGCGGGCGCGCGCGTCCGATGCCGTCGAACTGATGGGTGTCCACGCCCACATCGGAAGTCAGGTGTTCGTCGTGTCGTCGTTCGCCAAGGCCGCCGCGGTCATCGCCGAAGCGGCGGCGCCGTACGATCTGGCCGAGATGTCGGTGGGCGGGGGACTCGGCGTGCCCTACGTGGCCGACGAACGGGCGCCGACCATCACCGAGTGGGGCACCGCGGTGCTCGACGCCTGTGCCGCGGCCGGCGTCACCGCGAAGGTCTCGGCCGAACCCGGTCGCTCCATCGCCGCGGCTGCTGCGGTCACCCTCTACGAGGTCGGCACCATCAAGCGGCTGCCCGACATCCGCACCTACGTGTCGATCGACGGCGGAATGAGCGACAACCCGCGTCCTGTGCTCTATGGGTCCGGCTACGAGGCCTTCCTCCCGCGCGCGGTCGACGCCGACCGCGACGAGACGGTCACGATCGTCGGCAAACACTGCGAGTCGGGCGATGTGCTCGTGCGCGACGCGGCCCTGCCCGCCGACCTCGCGGTGGGCGACATCCTGGGGACGGCGGTCACCGGCGCCTACGGTCACTCCATGGGGTCGAACTACAACAAGGTCACGCGGCCGCCGGTGGTGTTCGTGTCGGATGGCGATGCCCGACTCGTCGTGCGGCGCGAGACCTACGACGACCTGACCCGCCTCGACGTCTGA
- a CDS encoding arginine--tRNA ligase: MDVRDQLRAALASALAAAGVDPVPTEITLERPGNPEHGDWSSNVALATAKSAGRNPRELGQQLVDHLRTAPPPHVTAIDLAGPGFVNFHLGDTWLHDVLVDVVRSGVEGYARPDLGHGLHVNVEFVSANPNKPLHAGHGRGACYGDSIARLRERCGYRVTREYYINDRGVQMAKYAESLAARKRGEEPPEDGYQGDYLIDWAAEMPDDAEPLAWGYERALASHRATLAALQIHHDVWFSEKSMVESGAIEESLADLRSHDAVYESEGATWLRSTDQGDDKDRVLIKSDGDFTYLTPDIAYHRDKFSRADRLFNVWGADHHGYVPRMKAAMELLGHDPEELHIAITQMVDLMRSGEPVAMSGRTGDFIALDDVINEVGPDAARFTYLMQSVDSRQTFDLDEVAKQGMENPVFYVQYAHARICSILRKVADEGVVRVPLAELDLSLLTHDRELDILRSLQQLPDIVEIACTDDAPHRIVAWSREQAAALHGFYHDCYVMGDGVSPALTQARIALVEASQVGLRIALDLLGVTAPESM; encoded by the coding sequence ATGGACGTTCGTGATCAACTCCGCGCCGCGTTGGCATCGGCACTGGCGGCGGCCGGTGTCGACCCGGTCCCCACGGAGATCACCCTCGAGCGACCGGGCAACCCCGAGCACGGCGACTGGTCGTCCAACGTTGCCCTCGCCACGGCGAAGTCGGCCGGCCGAAATCCGCGGGAGCTGGGGCAGCAGTTGGTCGATCATCTCCGGACCGCGCCGCCACCCCACGTCACGGCGATCGATCTCGCGGGTCCGGGCTTCGTCAACTTCCACCTCGGCGACACCTGGCTGCACGATGTGCTGGTCGATGTGGTCCGGTCCGGTGTCGAGGGGTACGCCCGACCCGATCTCGGCCACGGCCTCCACGTCAACGTCGAGTTCGTCTCGGCCAATCCCAACAAGCCGCTCCACGCCGGCCACGGACGCGGGGCGTGCTACGGCGACTCGATCGCCCGGCTCCGGGAACGCTGCGGCTATCGGGTCACCCGGGAGTACTACATCAACGACCGGGGCGTGCAGATGGCGAAGTACGCCGAGTCCCTCGCGGCGCGCAAGCGCGGGGAGGAGCCGCCCGAAGACGGCTACCAGGGCGACTATCTGATCGACTGGGCGGCCGAGATGCCCGACGATGCCGAGCCATTGGCGTGGGGCTACGAACGGGCGCTCGCCAGCCATCGCGCCACGCTCGCCGCGCTCCAGATCCACCACGACGTGTGGTTCAGCGAGAAGTCGATGGTCGAGTCGGGGGCGATCGAGGAGAGCCTGGCCGATCTCCGTAGCCACGATGCCGTCTACGAATCGGAGGGCGCCACATGGCTGCGCAGCACCGATCAGGGCGACGACAAGGACCGCGTGCTCATCAAGAGCGACGGCGACTTCACCTATCTCACGCCCGACATCGCGTATCACCGTGACAAGTTCAGTCGGGCCGACCGGCTGTTCAACGTCTGGGGCGCCGACCACCACGGCTACGTTCCGCGCATGAAGGCGGCGATGGAGCTCCTCGGTCACGATCCCGAGGAACTCCACATCGCCATCACCCAGATGGTCGACCTGATGCGCAGCGGCGAGCCGGTTGCGATGTCCGGCCGCACCGGCGACTTCATCGCGCTCGACGATGTGATCAACGAGGTGGGGCCGGATGCCGCCCGCTTCACGTATCTCATGCAGTCGGTCGATTCCCGCCAGACCTTCGATCTCGACGAGGTCGCCAAGCAGGGCATGGAGAACCCGGTCTTCTACGTGCAGTACGCCCACGCCCGGATCTGTTCGATCCTGCGCAAGGTGGCCGACGAGGGCGTGGTGCGCGTCCCGCTCGCCGAACTCGACCTGTCGCTGCTCACCCATGACCGTGAGCTCGACATCCTGCGGTCGCTGCAGCAGTTGCCCGACATCGTCGAGATCGCCTGCACCGACGATGCCCCCCACCGGATCGTCGCCTGGTCGCGCGAGCAGGCCGCAGCGCTGCACGGCTTCTACCACGACTGCTACGTGATGGGCGACGGCGTCAGCCCGGCGCTCACCCAGGCCCGGATCGCCCTCGTCGAGGCGTCGCAGGTCGGTCTGCGGATCGCGCTCGACCTGCTCGGGGTGACCGCGCCGGAGTCGATGTAG
- a CDS encoding RNA polymerase sigma-70 factor, with amino-acid sequence MTDPAAEFEEHRHHLFGVAYRMLGRVTEAEDVVQEAWLRWDAADRAAIHRPRAWLTTVASRIAIDRLRSAQTRREAYVGPWLPEPLLTSIDDPAEHAELAASLSVAFLTMLERLNPVERAAFLLREVFGHDYDEVAATIDRSPAACRQIVHRAKERLGPDRPARFDPGPDEERRLLDTFMVAAFTGDLEALHSVLAEDVVAWSDGGPNQHAARRPILGRARVAIFARGIATKRDRMHSELRVDHARVNASPGLVARADGEVFMAMAFDIGSEGIRAIHSVLNPDKLEHVR; translated from the coding sequence ATGACCGATCCTGCGGCGGAGTTCGAGGAGCACCGCCACCATCTGTTCGGTGTCGCCTATCGGATGCTCGGCCGGGTGACCGAGGCCGAGGACGTCGTGCAGGAAGCGTGGTTGCGCTGGGACGCCGCCGATCGGGCCGCGATCCATCGCCCGCGCGCCTGGCTGACCACCGTGGCGAGTCGGATCGCGATCGATCGGCTCCGATCAGCGCAGACTCGTCGCGAGGCCTACGTCGGGCCCTGGCTGCCCGAGCCCTTGCTCACCTCGATCGACGATCCGGCCGAGCATGCCGAACTGGCGGCGTCGCTGTCGGTCGCGTTCCTCACGATGCTCGAGCGTCTGAACCCGGTCGAACGGGCGGCCTTTCTCCTCCGTGAGGTGTTCGGCCACGACTATGACGAGGTCGCCGCGACGATCGATCGGTCGCCGGCGGCCTGTCGCCAGATCGTCCATCGGGCGAAGGAGCGACTGGGGCCGGACCGGCCCGCTCGGTTCGACCCGGGACCCGACGAAGAGCGACGGCTGCTCGACACGTTCATGGTCGCGGCGTTCACGGGTGACCTCGAGGCGCTGCACTCGGTGCTCGCCGAGGACGTCGTCGCGTGGAGCGACGGCGGCCCGAACCAGCACGCGGCGCGCCGCCCGATCCTCGGCCGGGCTCGGGTTGCGATCTTCGCTCGGGGGATCGCGACGAAGCGCGACCGGATGCACTCAGAGCTGCGGGTGGACCACGCCCGCGTCAACGCCAGCCCCGGTCTCGTGGCTCGCGCCGACGGCGAGGTCTTCATGGCGATGGCGTTCGACATCGGATCGGAGGGGATCCGGGCGATCCACTCCGTTCTCAATCCCGACAAGCTCGAACACGTCAGGTAG
- a CDS encoding FAD-dependent oxidoreductase — MRDEQCHDVAVIGAGMAGLSAAIEAAGGGARVLLLDARREIGGRARTQCRNGYALNEGAHALYVDGAAMRFLRELGCEPPGGVPDAGSGIGVDGVREGVFPATAGSLLRTTLLKGDRLAMAKLFVRLPRMRPVDVADHSVDSLIRDLLGTGPAARLALALFRLSTYSNDPATTSADAGVAQLQMSLRNGVRYVDGGWQRMVDDLERVCVERGVEIRGGVKVDAVRGDGSRYALAAGDEELSARRVIVAGPPSLSARLLGAVAPITREWGATARPASVAALDVGFPDGWEDRRPFALGIDTPTYLSVHAPVADLAPSGHTLVHVMRYLPSDETPDSGRDRAECEALLERVRPGWKRAADHVTFRPRLVAATDQPAAARGGLAGRPPVAVPGTTGLFVAGDWVGPEGVLADASVSSGRAAGEAAGR; from the coding sequence GTGAGGGACGAGCAGTGTCACGACGTGGCGGTGATCGGTGCCGGAATGGCGGGACTGAGCGCAGCGATCGAGGCCGCCGGCGGAGGAGCCCGAGTGCTCCTGCTCGACGCCCGCCGCGAGATCGGTGGTCGCGCCCGGACGCAGTGTCGCAACGGCTACGCGTTGAACGAGGGCGCCCATGCGCTCTATGTCGACGGCGCAGCCATGCGGTTCCTGCGCGAACTCGGCTGCGAGCCGCCGGGCGGGGTACCCGATGCCGGATCGGGGATCGGTGTCGACGGAGTTCGCGAGGGCGTGTTTCCCGCCACTGCCGGGTCGCTGTTGCGGACGACGTTGTTGAAGGGCGATCGGCTCGCGATGGCGAAGCTGTTCGTGCGGCTCCCCCGGATGCGTCCGGTCGACGTCGCCGATCATTCGGTCGACTCGCTGATTCGTGACCTGCTCGGCACCGGACCGGCGGCCCGGCTCGCGCTGGCCCTGTTCCGACTCTCGACGTATTCGAACGATCCGGCGACGACGAGCGCCGACGCCGGGGTTGCGCAACTGCAGATGTCGTTGCGCAACGGTGTCCGCTACGTCGACGGGGGTTGGCAGCGGATGGTCGACGATCTCGAGCGGGTGTGTGTCGAACGTGGCGTGGAGATCCGCGGTGGTGTGAAGGTCGACGCCGTCCGTGGCGACGGGTCGCGGTACGCGCTCGCGGCGGGCGACGAGGAGTTGTCGGCGCGTCGGGTGATCGTCGCCGGCCCGCCGAGCCTGTCCGCCCGCCTCCTCGGCGCAGTGGCGCCGATCACGCGGGAATGGGGCGCCACGGCCCGCCCGGCCTCGGTGGCGGCACTCGACGTCGGGTTTCCCGACGGTTGGGAGGATCGTCGCCCGTTCGCGCTGGGCATCGACACCCCGACGTACCTGTCGGTCCACGCCCCGGTGGCAGACTTGGCGCCGAGCGGCCACACACTGGTGCACGTCATGCGATATCTGCCGAGCGACGAGACCCCCGACAGCGGGCGCGACCGCGCCGAGTGCGAGGCCCTCCTCGAACGCGTCCGCCCCGGCTGGAAGCGTGCGGCGGACCACGTGACGTTTCGTCCCCGCCTCGTCGCGGCCACCGATCAGCCGGCGGCGGCACGCGGCGGACTCGCCGGTCGGCCACCTGTCGCCGTACCCGGCACCACCGGGCTGTTCGTGGCGGGGGACTGGGTCGGGCCGGAGGGTGTGCTGGCGGACGCGTCCGTGTCGAGCGGCCGGGCCGCGGGTGAGGCGGCGGGCCGATGA
- a CDS encoding Coenzyme F420 hydrogenase/dehydrogenase, beta subunit C-terminal domain, producing MAVTDTPATAPKKERWSYQWKELFDEVITSGLCTGCAGCVISCPHDVIGYEHEPGAYKPFHLEEELGLDDCTHGQKGCTSCTRACPRFRAWEPEADLHLFGREREPEEMAGIYSDIVLTRATDDFVYELGQDGGLVSAILIWCLENDIVDGALTSGVENLPNGDPGWKAFPMVATNREEVLRGAGSRYTYSANTMGFDEAKDKGLDRLALVGMSCQTSVAPVMWHRKIGKVSKPIKLNIGLLCSKSFDDSLFDELFEVKYGLKKEDIAKMNIKGVFQIWTKDGGYHEINLKECHAWTREGCHHCPDFAAEHADISTGGIGDATDWTLTIVRTELGRAIIDAMVKDGVIETRPGDDDPGAIALLHKLAQKSRERWPDWAAPAARVGITPKGG from the coding sequence ATGGCCGTCACCGACACACCGGCAACCGCACCCAAGAAGGAACGCTGGTCGTACCAGTGGAAAGAGCTGTTCGACGAGGTGATCACCAGCGGGTTGTGCACCGGGTGTGCGGGCTGTGTCATCTCGTGCCCCCACGACGTGATCGGCTACGAGCACGAACCCGGCGCCTACAAGCCCTTCCACCTCGAAGAAGAACTCGGCCTCGACGACTGCACCCACGGACAGAAGGGCTGCACGTCGTGCACACGCGCCTGTCCCCGGTTCCGGGCCTGGGAGCCCGAGGCCGACCTCCATCTGTTCGGTCGAGAACGCGAGCCCGAGGAGATGGCGGGCATCTACTCCGACATCGTGCTGACACGCGCGACTGACGACTTCGTCTACGAGCTCGGGCAGGACGGCGGCCTCGTGTCGGCCATCCTCATCTGGTGCCTCGAGAACGACATCGTCGACGGCGCGCTCACCTCCGGTGTCGAGAACCTGCCCAACGGCGATCCGGGTTGGAAGGCCTTCCCGATGGTCGCGACCAACCGCGAGGAAGTGCTGCGGGGAGCCGGCAGTCGCTACACCTACTCGGCCAACACCATGGGCTTCGACGAAGCCAAGGACAAGGGTCTCGATCGCCTCGCCCTGGTGGGCATGAGCTGCCAGACCTCCGTCGCACCGGTCATGTGGCATCGCAAGATCGGCAAGGTCTCGAAGCCGATCAAGCTCAACATCGGTCTCCTCTGTTCGAAGTCGTTCGACGACTCGCTCTTCGACGAACTCTTCGAGGTCAAGTACGGCCTGAAGAAGGAAGACATCGCCAAGATGAACATCAAGGGCGTCTTCCAGATCTGGACCAAGGACGGCGGCTACCACGAGATCAACCTGAAGGAATGCCACGCCTGGACCCGCGAGGGGTGCCATCACTGCCCCGACTTCGCGGCCGAACACGCCGACATCTCGACGGGCGGCATCGGCGACGCGACCGACTGGACACTCACGATCGTGCGCACGGAACTGGGCCGGGCGATCATCGATGCGATGGTGAAGGACGGCGTCATCGAGACCCGGCCGGGCGATGACGACCCCGGCGCCATCGCCCTGCTGCACAAGCTCGCCCAGAAGAGCCGCGAACGCTGGCCCGACTGGGCCGCTCCGGCCGCCCGGGTGGGGATTACGCCGAAGGGCGGATGA